Proteins encoded within one genomic window of Bradyrhizobium sp. CB1717:
- a CDS encoding protease modulator HflC: MRSPVTGIVTLLGLLLVVIVGYMSLFTVQQTEQTIVLQFGKPVDVVTAPGLHFKAPWNSVINIDKRILDLENPSQEAIASDQKRLVVDAFARYRIKDALRFYQSVGSIQAANIQLTTLLNAALRRVLGEVTFINVVRDDREKLMLRIRDQLDREADGYGIQVVDVRIRRADLPEQNSQAVYLRMKTEREREAAEFRAQGGQKAQEIRSKADREATVIIAEANSQADQTRGAGDAERNRLFAEAYSKDADFFYFYRSMTAYENGLRANDTRFLLRPESDFFRYFGNPTGKRAAETPAKP, translated from the coding sequence ATGAGGTCTCCGGTTACAGGTATCGTCACGCTGCTCGGTCTCCTGCTCGTCGTGATCGTCGGCTACATGTCGCTGTTCACGGTGCAACAGACCGAACAGACCATCGTGCTGCAGTTCGGCAAGCCCGTCGACGTCGTCACCGCCCCCGGCCTGCACTTCAAGGCGCCGTGGAATTCGGTGATCAACATCGACAAGCGGATCCTCGATCTGGAGAACCCGTCGCAGGAAGCGATCGCGTCCGACCAGAAGCGGCTCGTGGTCGACGCCTTCGCGCGCTACCGCATCAAGGATGCGCTGCGCTTCTATCAGAGCGTCGGCTCGATCCAGGCTGCCAACATCCAGCTCACCACGCTCCTGAACGCGGCGCTGCGCCGCGTGCTTGGCGAGGTCACCTTCATCAACGTGGTGCGCGACGATCGCGAGAAGCTGATGCTGCGCATCCGCGACCAGCTCGATCGCGAGGCCGACGGCTACGGCATCCAGGTGGTGGACGTCCGGATCCGGCGCGCCGACCTGCCGGAGCAGAACAGCCAGGCGGTCTATCTGCGCATGAAGACCGAGCGCGAGCGCGAGGCCGCCGAGTTCCGCGCGCAGGGCGGCCAGAAGGCGCAGGAGATCCGCTCCAAGGCCGACCGCGAGGCGACCGTGATCATCGCGGAAGCCAATTCGCAGGCCGACCAGACCCGCGGCGCGGGCGATGCCGAGCGCAACCGCCTGTTCGCCGAGGCCTACAGCAAGGATGCCGACTTCTTCTACTTCTACCGGTCGATGACGGCATACGAGAACGGGCTGCGTGCGAACGACACCCGCTTCCTGCTGCGGCCGGAGTCGGATTTCTTCCGGTATTTCGGTAACCCGACCGGCAAGAGGGCGGCCGAGACGCCGGCGAAGCCTTAA
- the hflK gene encoding FtsH protease activity modulator HflK → MPWKNQGGGPWGSGPKGPWGSGPQPVGPRPPDLEDLLRRGQDRLQQIMPGGYFSGVGITLIILLIIAFWLLSGFFRVQSEERGVVLRFGKHVRTVDPGLNYHLPYPIETVLLPKALRVNTTSIGMTLIDDPARRGRSIRDVPEESLMLTGDENIVDVDFTVLWRIKPDAGGVGDFLFNIQNPEGTVKAVAESAMREVIGRSQIQPILTGARNTIEQGVQELIQRTLDSYGAGILITQVQMQKVDPPAQVIDAFRDVQAARANLEQLQNEAQTYANQVVPQARGRAAQIQQAAEGYREQAIAEAKGQSARFLKVYEEYKKAPDVTRERIYLETMERVLGGADKLVYDGGPSGQGVVPFLPLNELTTKRPPAAGQQPSGGNR, encoded by the coding sequence ATGCCGTGGAAGAATCAGGGCGGTGGCCCATGGGGCTCGGGTCCAAAGGGACCATGGGGCTCAGGCCCGCAACCGGTCGGGCCAAGGCCGCCGGATCTGGAAGATCTTCTGCGGCGCGGCCAGGACCGCCTTCAGCAGATCATGCCGGGCGGCTATTTCTCCGGCGTCGGCATCACGCTGATCATCCTGCTCATCATCGCGTTCTGGCTGCTGTCAGGCTTCTTCCGCGTGCAGTCCGAAGAGCGCGGCGTCGTGCTGCGGTTCGGCAAGCATGTCCGCACCGTGGACCCCGGCCTGAATTATCATCTGCCCTATCCGATCGAGACCGTGCTGCTGCCGAAGGCGCTGCGCGTCAACACCACCTCCATCGGGATGACCCTGATCGACGATCCGGCGCGGCGCGGCCGCTCCATCCGTGACGTGCCGGAAGAGAGCCTGATGCTCACCGGCGACGAGAACATCGTCGACGTCGACTTCACCGTGCTGTGGCGCATCAAGCCCGATGCCGGCGGCGTCGGCGACTTCCTGTTCAACATCCAGAACCCCGAAGGCACCGTGAAGGCGGTCGCCGAGAGCGCAATGCGCGAGGTGATCGGCCGCTCGCAGATCCAGCCGATCCTGACCGGCGCTCGCAACACGATCGAACAGGGCGTGCAGGAGCTGATCCAGCGGACGCTCGACAGCTACGGCGCCGGCATTCTCATCACCCAGGTGCAGATGCAGAAGGTCGACCCGCCCGCGCAGGTGATCGACGCGTTCCGCGACGTGCAGGCGGCGCGCGCCAATCTCGAGCAATTGCAGAACGAAGCGCAGACCTACGCCAACCAGGTGGTGCCGCAGGCCCGCGGTCGTGCGGCGCAGATCCAGCAAGCTGCCGAAGGCTACAGGGAGCAGGCGATCGCCGAGGCCAAGGGCCAGAGCGCGCGCTTCCTGAAGGTTTACGAAGAATACAAGAAGGCGCCCGACGTGACGCGTGAACGGATCTATCTCGAGACGATGGAGCGCGTGCTCGGTGGCGCGGACAAGCTCGTCTATGACGGCGGCCCCTCGGGCCAGGGCGTCGTGCCCTTCCTGCCACTCAACGAATTGACGACCAAGCGGCCGCCTGCCGCCGGCCAGCAGCCGAGCGGAGGCAACCGATGA
- a CDS encoding DUF2065 domain-containing protein → MRSIAFADFLIGLGILFVLEGLMFAASPNWMRKAMKSAMATPDHILRAVGIGSAVVGLILIWVMRRPV, encoded by the coding sequence ATGAGGTCCATTGCGTTCGCCGACTTCCTCATCGGCTTGGGCATCCTGTTCGTGCTGGAAGGCTTGATGTTTGCGGCAAGTCCAAACTGGATGCGCAAGGCCATGAAGAGTGCGATGGCCACTCCCGACCACATCCTGCGAGCGGTGGGGATCGGTTCGGCCGTCGTCGGCCTGATCCTGATCTGGGTGATGCGGCGTCCGGTTTAA